In the Ictalurus furcatus strain D&B chromosome 13, Billie_1.0, whole genome shotgun sequence genome, CAAGAACAATGTACATCTGCACCTACCATTGGAATGTAGTGACATTTTCCATAatcaaacacaaaatgtgtggCCTGTTTGCCTCTGAAAATGCTCATAAAGCATCAAGGTGAGATTATAATTTGAGCACAGGTGAATTGCTTTCTGACTTGTAAGAAAGCATGACCCTGTTTTCAAGCATGACATTTACATACACCCACAATTACTTGGGTATACTGAAAGTCCCACAATGGTGAGCTacattgtgtattattattattattattattattattactactactacatcaaAGTTCCACTTCTGTAATCTTGTCTTTCAGCCCAGTGGATTCGTCAGTTTTGGATAGACTTTTGGCTCTGGAGAAACTGATGATGGGCaccccagagagagagagactcaagTTGCTCAAAACAGTTGCCCAGTCCCGCAAAGAGATACAGGTGGCCGAGTACTAAATATTCCTTTACACAGTATAGTCGGTTTGATCTCGCTCTGGTTCTTTATTACTCATAGGTGCCCCCTCTGAAACTTATTCTGAATCTCTACAGAGGTTGAAAGAGAAGCAAAAGGAGCTGGAGGAGAAGGCAGAGATGTTGAACAAACTAACAGGAGGCCAGAGTGGACTGAATGATGAAAGGGATGACTCAGCAAGCAGCATATCTCTCTTCAAAACAGATCTGCCCCCCCTCCAGAGGAAACAGTCCGTTTCAGCAAGACCCAAGAAACAACAGGCAATTGTCACCCCATTACAGGGTAAGATACACAGGCAGTGGAGATTAGGAATGTACTAAAATTCAAACTACTGCTGTAAAGGTtgtttgaaaaatgtatgttaATTGTCTTTAAAAATTGTCTTTTGTGGGGTAGATTGCAGGATTCTGCAGAAAGTGTTGCAGGCAATGTAGCACAGGCATGACGGCAAAGATTTAAGTTTGGGCTGTTAATTAAAATACCGGGAACATTTGGGTAGTACAGCAGGTGGTGGTAGTACAGAAGATAAGTTCACAAAGTAAGTTAGCGAGGGGGGGGAACCTAAGTGTTAGTTTAACACTGAATTCTATCATGTTCTGCTTTCTTCATTTCTGTTATACAGCCGGCCCTCTACATTTGTGGGTTTAACTCTGTCGAATTTTGATTATTCGCAAGTTTGCCATCGATAATTAAATGGgaatttctttattataaaaaattatattttgtacAAAGTTTTAGTGTGCTTTAAGAACTGCGGTCTGCGAACGCTGTTTGGGGATGCCACATTCTTTCTCAGTACTAACCAGCCTCACTCAACTGTTTTGTGTGTTGTATCTCATGTTTCTCTCAACTTCTTTAAAGTACAATAAAATATCGGCTGTTATGATGGGTCCAAAGTGTAGTGCTTCTGAAAGTGCTCCCAAGAGGCAAAAGAAAGTGAAGACCTTACAAGAAAAGGTCAAATTATTAGATGTACTTCATACCGCAAAGTCGGCAGCAGCGGTTGCCTGCCATTATGGCATCTGTTGTGGTATAAcgtattgttttactttttgtgtgttaaatatGGGGCTTGGAGATATTTGTGGTGTGGTGTCCTGTGCCCAAACCCCAGGGAATGTGAAGGGTCCACTGTACCttctttttatataatattttttttttaatgatttattaaacTCGCACTTGTGACCTCTTGGGTCTTCAAAACCAGATAATCATTATTTATCAATTATTTGGGAGTGTATTTTAAACATGCATGTCCTTCATATACTCTTCTTTGTCCTTCATATGCCCAGTGTCCCAGGTGCAGCCCCTGCAGGATTGTGCTGTAGTCTGTAAGGCATCCCAAACTATTggcaagaagaaaaaacacatcAAGGCAAAGGTCAGCATTTTTCATGTTCTTCCTTGTTTTGTCATAGTCAATAAATggattttgttatatttttatgttcttCCCGAGTTGCACTTAACATTTAAGTTCTGGTGAGATAAAACATGTTTTGTCAGTATTACCAGAGACCTTGTAAGGAGTAGAGACCATTCACTGGTTGAATGCAATAACTTGTGATATATCGATTTTTTTATTGTCCCTACTCGATATAACATTGCCACTATGTCAGCAGTGATTGTTTTAGTACAACCTCAAttttgaaaaagttgggacagtatggaaaatgctaataaaaacaaaggagTGATtcgtaaatgtactttgacttgtatttaaacaaaaaacatatcaaGACAAGGTATTTTATGTTTCACTAGAGCTGTGTATTGCCAAGGACCTCCCGATACAATATATTGCGATACGATACATATTGTGATGTATTGCAACACTTTTTATTTGCATTGCAGAGTCACTAAACGGTGAACACACTGAAATGTATGAAGTGCATTTTgtcactgaacacttttaacTAAAAAATGTAGATGCAACAAAAATCATCTAAAAATAAACTtcagtttttatatattttgttaacTTAATGAACTAGTCAgcatgttgtaaaaaaaaaaaaaaaattaagtgcatAAAGTAAACATTCATAAAACTGAAACAACTTTTGAGTTGACTACAGTATGTTATTGTTTACAACATTGTAGAGCATACTAAGTGTTTACTATATGTTGACTCATAAATGACTACATTTTAAGTTTCCGATGTGATTAACTTTACCGGTCCTGAGTAACTTTAGGCCCTTCTGAAGTGAACACTGAACAAACTCTCCAACAACAAGGATATAGTAGTAGGCCTGAAGCCGGGGTTTTTCAACCACACTATAAGGACGCAAATCCTTACCAATGACATGCACCGCCGACTCGTTATCATCTTTGCACGAGCTGAGGTAGACGGAAGCTTGGTGGTATtatcaaggaatccggtcaaatctcggtgcgtaaagggcgaggccgaaaaccacttctgaatgcacgtgatctccgatccctcagacgtcactgtctttaaaaaccgtcatgagtcagtaatggatatcctgacatgggcttgggaatactttggtaaacctttgttagtcgataccattcgccgctgcatccacagatgcaagttaaggctttactgtgcaaagcagaagccatacatcaacactgtccagaagctccgctcacttctctgggcttggtctcatctgagatggacagtagcacggtggaatcgtgttttgtggtccgagtccacatttcaaatagttcttggacaaaacagctgggccaaagaggatatggaccatccaagctgttttCACAGTCAGGCCCAAAAGCTAGTGtctcatggtatgggggtgtgtcagtgcccatggcatgggtaacttgcacaacTGTGAGGggaccattaatgcagaaagatatgaacacattttggagcaacatatgctgccatcctaagcaggacaatgccaaaccccATTCTccccagattacaagcgcatagttgcgtaagcagagagtgcgggtgctggaatggcctgcctgcagtcctgacctgtctccgattgagagtGCCTTATCTTGCACCACACAATGAAGGCCccatacagttgcgcagctgaagaaatggataatggatgaatgggggacaATTCCACTTCTTAAACTTGACCAACTGCTGTCTTCATTCCCAAActcttaagtgttattaaaagaaaaagtaatgTTACactgtcacaactttttttggagtgttgcagtcatcagctTTGAAattaatgtatattttcaaaaataaattaaattaacaaaGTAAAGCATCAAATTATGTGTTcaataaaaattaattgaattttcaaatgacacttttggtttttttttttttcttcttcttttcattttccatactgtcccaacttttttgtaattGGGGTTGTTTTACCAGACCTGCTACTCTTCACCCATTTTCTATGGGAGTCTTTTTCTCCTAAatataattaagcaatattgcTTAAACTATcatgctgttgtactgaatatcagcattgCAGTGATTCGGCCATAGGCCCTGCTGGTATTCAGTTCAgttgtataattgtgtgtgtgtgatggggaacTTGTAAAAAGGCCTCCGTACAACTTTTATTCTGTTCTTTATTTCATCTGCGAGTGCTTTTCAGCATGTCCTGCTTCCATATACTACAAAAAACCCAAACTCTTACCCACTCATTGTTGTTCATGTTTGTTAGCtctatcatctctctctctctctatctctctctatctctctctggcACACTGTCCCTACTGAGAGGAAAAACACAAGTAGGCTTCTGGTAATAAACCACAGGTGGGAACAATCATGTATTGCCTGCTGGTTTAACCCTGCTCTTTGAATTTCCCCTATGAGGACTCAATAAAGGTGCATCTTATCTCACTCTGTCCACTGCCGATGCTTGACCACACCACTGTTGTCACAAAGTGATgctgctttttatccattttatttTGCTATTAAGGAGTCCTTCGTGGGGGAAGACATGAACAGCTAACTAATGTCTGCATTCATTCAGGGTTCCTTAATAGGAAAAGGGTTAACAAAATTGCTCAATAACTACAATATCTTGCAGTATTGTTGATGCCTACATTACCAGTACATTTTCCAAGTAGTTCCTGACTATGCAGCTGATATTACACCCTCTTTGACTCACCTTAAACCTGGTGGAAGTGCtagtattaaatgtattaattggACAATTATAACCAACAAACCAATCACCTTGTTCTATTGAAGAGTTTGACTTTGAATAgctgactttttttattataaaagttACATGCTATCCTAGGCTTGTGTGATAATGATTTTACcctgtttgcaatttttcattAAAAGAAATTGCAGGTgcaaattttattaattatattttcttcagttttcttTGTCCTTTTGCTCTTTGTCCAGATCTCTGAAGGTAAGGAGAACAGTAGTCTGGAAGCAGCCTGTGAGGAAGAGGCAAACTGGGAGTCAAGGTTAGACTTGTCATTATTAGACCAGTCCAAGAAAAAGATTCTCCAGACACTCAACTCAGGCTCGCACAAAGAGCTGAAGAGTCTGCAACTCATTGGTGACAAGAAGGCCAAACTTATCCTGGGCTGGAGAGAAATCAATGGAGATTTCACACAGGTAGAAATAAGTGAAGTTAACATAAATTGTTTGAAGCATGCAGTTGAGAAATGGGTTCATGAGCTATTCCACTATTGTTCTGACTATTGTCCTCTCATTAGGTGGAAGATTTAAAGAAAATTGAAGGCATTACAGAAAAACGCTTTTCATCTTTTATTAAGGTAAGTGTATGCATAAAAcacagtaaaagaaaaaataaaatggacttCGTTTGTATGctattttatgtttatgaaattaaaatattctGTTTCCTCCTCCACAGGCCAACATTCTAAGTGCGATGGGGaagtgatagtgtgtgtgtgtgtgtgtgtgtgtctgtgagtgagaTGCCAtgtgtgaagttttttttgggttgttttatcttaaatttttgtacatatttttttttctttttttaaacatttttaaattcctGATGTTGCATTTAGGGCTTGTATTTAACTGTCACTGTATGTTTATGGTATGATTTTAATCCAGTGATAAACATGCTGCTTAATAAAAGCTGCTGCAGAGCCACACTGCATTTGTCAGTTTAATTTTTGCCTGATCGTCTCAGTTTTATTAAGATGACATTTGTCCGGACTTGTTTAATCCATGAACAGCTGAACATTGCAATTTCCTGTTTAGCTGAATCTCATGGCCTGAAAATAAAGATACTGTGACTTGTCTTCCAGCAATCTCAAAGTAGCACATAGGTTATGTTCTATTATAATTAGGCAAAGCATGGCAAAAAGGTAATACAAGTAATAATCATAAAGAAAATATACTTTTGCCTCTGTATTATAACTTGGCACTGGGTATTACATATTTTTGATGCACTTGTACTTTTACACCCTGCTTTGCAGTGACCTGTCTCTACTTTTCAGTAAGCAATTGCATTGTTCGAAGTCATGCCTAGCAGTTTGGGGCACTAGTGTTTCAACAGTTAAGGCactggtttactgatcagaagattgGGAGTTCAAGCCCAGCAcagtcaagctgccactgctgtgGCCCTGAGCAGGGCCCccaaagtccctgtgaagtgccttgaaacataTAACATGAAACATTCAATGTGTTGATTGTAATttccagtgaaacaggaagtcggggTGGGACATAGCtgccccctttttaaatagccaatagcatttTGCTTACCTACCAGCAAGCAAATTTACAAatgttggggggtgggggactTCAGATggtagagagcatttgattaggggtgggggggatctgagaagctgaagtgcagaatgacgtcatcacaattgttgatccgtattggtggtagagagagaccgTAAAGTTTGAATGCATTGAATATCTTCTAAATATGAAGTGTGTCATTGTTTTgaagcacactagcttatattGATGACCTTAAAGCTAACATTTGCACTAAAAGacacaaaacttccattttgatttcataagGACTTTAACCATGTGTGCTCCATGGGTCCCATATGGCTGACCTTGTGctctgactccaacttcctaacaagctggggtatatgcagaaaaagaatttcactgtataagtaacaaataaaagttGCTTTTTCTAGAAATTTATATCCATGTAGACCACTGACTGCTTTGACcttaacaaaattattttttcagtGGAAAATGAATGATTGATTTGTTTTCCAAAAAGGCTTCAATGCTGGAACTTAAGCACAATCCTGCCAGGGGTCATGAATCCTCCTTTTTTCGTGGATGGCTGTGCGAAGAAGGGTGTGGCAGGGGAGGAAGAAGCAGGCaagccttcagaacactcacgATAAAGAATGGATAGTGACAAAGTTTGCAGTGGCAGCAGTATGCAGGGTTCTGCTGAGGTtgaggacttctctcctcctaAATCCCCATGGCTAAATAGAGACACAATAGATAGTGGTGCAGGTCCTCTGTCTGTGcctatggaggaaaacacaaCTGGAGGCAGCGCGGATAGGAGAAGTGTcggaatggtagctagctaataggctcaagcttttcacaaataaaaagggGGAAAGCACTTCCCTTGAAGACAGCCTCTTGTTGCATAGTTTTGCATGCGACGGTTTGCGGAGCTTAAGCGATTTGATTGgctcaaaaggcaagtaaaactgtcCTGGTTAAAAATTAGTCTCATACCTCATTTGAAGGAATGGAAAAGTCCTCGGGACTGAGTAACGCATCATTGTGTAGGAGCAAGTCCGAAGTCCACTTTCTCCAATTCTCGTAGCTCTCCAGAGCCAACAGGCTGgcactcttacaccactgaaacacgAACCATTTGAATGCTTCTCTCATCTACTATGTCTGTAGGAAAGCACCGTGCTGTCATGATTAATTaagacagcatcttctcataggataagaacatgcaggctcatgaataattgaGACTCCATgatgtactatagtacattgccacgTCACTGGCAGTGACACATGATATTTTAAACCGGAAAGACGAAAATAGCGGGGGGCCTCCAAATTAACCAGTTTTgcctacaattaaaattaacggATGCTAAGATTGTCTATGATGTGTGACacgaacacctctgttaaaatctcagaaaatgtagtttagtgtttcatgattCTTTAAGCTCgagtcccaaaccacatactaccTTACTCATTAGTATGTCCAAGTCTCTACATAGACACAAATAATCAGGCGAGAAAGGAAAAGGGTCACATGTCCTTATATCACTAAATACAGCCTAACAGGAGATACAATGGGCAATGCGATTTAAACAAAAACCCACAAGATTAGTCATATAGTCAGTAAAGCTATATACTTATTTTTGTATTGAGTACAACAGGACCACGCGCTATATTCATGCCAGCCACGTGACCTGGACATCAGCCATGCATCAGCTACATACACATCCGTATCCACTCTAACAGTAAATAAACAATCGGTTCGGCCAAGTCACAAACCGCACACTCCTGTACCACAGAAACAGTCTGTGATGAACACTACTGTGACAGGCTGCTTAGTAAGGGAGTATGCGAATTGGGACGTAGCCTTGGTGTCTTCCCCGCTCCCCCGCCCCCTAGTCCTCCCATTCTGTTAGTTACCTCCCTGGGATGATGCTGCCTTCGCGCATCTCTCAATTTCATatctaatttaaaaattaatatgcTCATCGGAGAAATACGACCgcgtgggatttttttttttttaattctaatgCAAAATTAGTGATTAACAATTAGGGACAAACGCGCACGTGAAATCTGTGAGTGGCTTCAAGTGGAGAATGTGAATGAGGTAGGTTTATAACCCTTATAACACCTTATAACACCTTAGGAATGAATAGATAAGATATGGACAATGCGATTGTATTTTGGggtgcgtgcgcgcgcgtgtgtgtgtatatgtatatgtgtgtgtgtttgtgtgtggaatGGGGGAGGGGGCTCTTTGTCTTGTTTTGCAACCTGCTAAGTAAGGTGAAGCCTACCTGTGGTGTTATTGACTCCAGTGCCTAGTCCTGTTTTTACCTATTGTATCTTCTGTACAATCATATTTTctaccattttctttttcttaacaTCCCAGAATGTTTTTGGTGATTTAGCTGTTTGTCATTCTGCCTTGATATGGCTCTCTTCATCCCTGTGGCTTTGTTCCTTTGCCCTAATGTTCTCAGGTCCTCagatattcatttgtttattattactcGAGCCAGTCATCATATACTCATGCCCATAATGAATTCTCTTGattgtttaaaacacacacacacacacacacatatgaatcCCTGTATGGTAAATGTTTtgttacatatattttttttctgttatttcttaACGCTGAATTCTAATTTATGGCCCTCAGTAATTTGCACAGCTTTATAGTTTaatccaggggttcccaaacttttccagggcagggccccccaaatggcattaacatttgaccgaagccccccttttgcaagatatctttaaaacacattaaaaatacagacttctgcatatatcccccccttttttattatttataattacatctttacattacattacattaggaattgattttgtgtgtgtgtggttgtcagagtgagaaagagaaaacacactagtgggagggatgggcttggtggctccaaccaaattgttgaggccccctggcggcccccaagggggcttggcccccactttgaaaaccactggtttaaTCCATCTGATTCTGTGTGAAGCAGTAACCTGTTTAACAGttgggaggaaaaaaactcacattttatttgattttaactGATATCTTCTAAATAGACAGGAATTTGATGTGAAGGTATAAAACAATAAGGCTATGATTTACTGGCAGctggggtttttgttgttgttttgtttttttgtccctCACAGCCCATAGCACAAGAGTGTGATGATGCACCTAATTACACATTGCTGATCTGATCAGCGTTGATGACAGATTGCTTATAATGTTCTGTCCTACATTTTAGGTGGATATCTTATCCCTGTTCACACCTAACTGACCATCATCAATTTGGACAATCTGACCTCTTTCTCCATAAAAATGGACAACCACCAGACACTGACAGACTCATTGCTTGGACCCCAGGATAGAGAGCCATCAAGCTGTCAGACTCCAGGCCCTGTTACAACTCAGCCTTCTGAGACAGCCTTTTCTACACACAAGTCTGACTCATTCCCTTGCCTGCAACCCCTCTCATTGCACCAGCAAACCCAGGGAGAGGGACATGAGTCTGGAGTGGTCGTAGTAGTCGTCAAACAGAAGACTGCAAATGGTAGTAGTGTGATCTTTCTTGTTGAGGGCTGGGTTATATTGAATGCAATTGTTggggggttttattttttattttttattcactttaacCTTGTCTCTACAGTTGGCAGTGTGATGATCCTGGTGACTACAAAGATTCTGTGTAAATGTGCAATTATCCTCAAATGCCTGCCACCACAATAAGTTTAAATTCGTACACAGGACTCATAATAATGTcaggaaaaagagagatatTAGATAAAAGGCTTGTTTTCGTTTCAAAAGCTTGTAGATAATGGACCAGCTATAAATTATTGCGATGGTCTGACCGATGAAGCATTTTGTATACCTGAAAGCTACAGTGATTTATTCAGGGAGCACTTTATGTCAATGCTGATGGAACCAGCGGTTAACTGTTAAGCCAATGTAGCATACTGTAAATAATTTGCCATTCATTACAAGTGACAATCTATTGTAAGTAACCACAGTATATTTCCATGGTTTGTGGTGGGTTGACGGTCTGCTGAGttggacattttcattatttaaaaggcCAGGGAGACATAGTTTATGAGGTCATTTTGAGTAAAAAAGCAAGATCTGTTTAATCCACTGAGAGGGTGTACacttaatgtaattaaatttgtGCATTCTAATTAAAAATGGCCAGAAGATTGTCCTATCAGGAGAAGCAAGGGAGACCCTGATGTTATGAAGATTGGcacattaattatttttgtttggtggttaattagattttttgtttatagatCAAAGACTGCCAGTGTGGTTTTCGATCACTGTCAGATGGGGAAGGGGGCATGTGAGACAGATCAGACTGCTTCCAGCTCAGCCATTTGATGGctagctgagactaatgataagCTGTTTtctctgtatatatgtatagatcAGTAAAGAAAAACGACTCTATCTATTATTTGTCTATAATCTTTCATCATGTACGTATCTTGAGAACAGCTGTACCACAACACCGTAATGAAATGTGGAAGCAATACAGTATCCATTATTCTGTACTGATTATTGAATCCCCCATCTCTGTCAACAGGTCATGGAGTCTACTCCTCTCCTCCAGAAGCAAAAACGTCAGTTCCCAGACTTTCCTCTCCGCCTCGGCGTCATCATTCCCTGCCCCATACACACCCCCCTCACTTTGGACGCACACGAAAGGGTAGCAGATCCAGTTCCATTGCTTACACAGCATTCTCCCCACGACCATCAATCTCTCGCCACTCCAGCTTGGCCACCAACCCACCGCTGGATCGCTCCAAACCCAAAGATTACCTTATCCTGGCTATTATCGCCTGCTTCTGCCCTGCTTGGCCAGTTAACATTGTGGGATTTGTCTACTCAGTCATGGTGAGTAGAGATACAGAATTATGTTTATCTTGTTTTGATGGGAAGGTGAAGATTGCACTATtatcataattataataaaaatccaGAAATTATCGTAGACATAATCAGATCAGTATTGTTAAGCCCAGTTTATGTATGAAGGTCTGGAACCAGTATGATTGTCGTgttgatacactatatggccgaaAGTATATGGACAGCTTAcgatcacacccatatgtgggtcttctcAAAACTGGATGcctttcccttcactggacctaagaggtccaaacctgttccagcatgacaatgcccctgtgtacaaagtgagctccatgaagacatgaggTGCCAGGTtgggagtggaagaactcgagtgtcctgcactgAGTCCTGACCTCAGacctcaacccctctgaacacCATTGGGATGAATCGAAACGCCAAATGccccccagacctcctcacccaacatcagtgcctgacctcactaatgcacttgtggctgaatggacagaagtccccacagccatgttccaaaatctagcggaaatccttcccagaagagtggaggctgttataccACGAAAGGAGTTACCAGCACTGTATGATTTTGGAATAAATTAAAGCAAGCACATAGGgctatgatggtcaggtgtacacaTACATTTGTCCATGTAGTGTATCTGTTGATTATAGAGTTTGAAATAATGAAAGGAAGTAGTAATTCAATGGTTAATGTTCTGTGCCAGTgactggaaggttgtgagtcTAAATCCCAGAACCGCCAGAGAGCTACTCTCAGCCACTCAACTGTGTGTTGCCTTACTGTGTAGAAAATTGTGTAGAAATGTTTGCCAGAACAAGTAATTAACATAAATGTCACTTTTGTCTATTTGTTTCTAGTCCCGCAACAGCTTGGAACAGGGGAATATCGATGGAGCCATACGGCTTGGCCGGGTAGCTAAGCTACTTTCCATTGTGTCAATTGTGGGTGGGGTTGTCATCATAGTGGCATGTGCTGTCAATTTATCAAGTAAGTGACTTCTGTTTCTGTTCCTTATAATACTATGCAGAACATAAATTTGTCTGGGTATGCTCATGCCTGTTTGCTtgcaaaaacactgaaatgtgaaataaaaatcatattCTTAGAGATTAAAGTAAATTTTTAAAAGGCTATGGTAACTGACTCTATggtatattaatattttgtatgTGCTTCTTCCCAAAGACATCTCTTTAAGTGCTTCAGTTATTCACGTACATTAattgtgaataaaaaatatttagagcTACTTAAATATTTAGTTCCTGTTTTGAAATGggtgccagagccatatctctctgcagctctcacctggtttcccactgatgctaagcagggttgagtacctggatgggagacctcctggggaaaactaaggttgctactggaagtggtattagtgagaccAGCAGGGgacgctcaccctgtggtctgtgtggggcctaatgccccagtatagtgatggggacactatactgtaaaaacagcaccttctTTCAGatgaaatgttaattaaaaatcCCATGACACTTATCATAAAGAGTAGGGGTGTCCTGGCAAAactcccccattggcccttatatATCATGGCCctctaataatctccatccctgaattggctacatcactctcctctccactaatagttggtgtgtggtgggtgttatggtgcactatggctgccgtcgcatcatccaagtggatgctacacactagtggtggttgaggagattccccacAAAAGAAAAGTGccataataattccttagatttatatgtttatttttcaaataaaatattcagtgtATTCAAAAGGATTACTTCATTAACCCATTAACATCTATATTCTCGAAACCTTTAAAGCAGAAACATGTAAactgtgttcattttttatg is a window encoding:
- the prrt2 gene encoding proline-rich transmembrane protein 2; its protein translation is MDNHQTLTDSLLGPQDREPSSCQTPGPVTTQPSETAFSTHKSDSFPCLQPLSLHQQTQGEGHESGVVVVVVKQKTANGHGVYSSPPEAKTSVPRLSSPPRRHHSLPHTHPPHFGRTRKGSRSSSIAYTAFSPRPSISRHSSLATNPPLDRSKPKDYLILAIIACFCPAWPVNIVGFVYSVMSRNSLEQGNIDGAIRLGRVAKLLSIVSIVGGVVIIVACAVNLSINVKS